The following are encoded together in the Pseudomonas xantholysinigenes genome:
- a CDS encoding nucleoside deaminase, translated as MPTEHFMREALDLARANIQAGGRPFGAVLVYQGQVIARAVNEIHSTQDPTSHAEMQAIRQAAQALGRARLDGAQIYASGHPCPMCLAAMHLCGIERAWFAYDNDEGEPYGLSTAAVYAQMALPAQQQSLPLRPLKPAGEAGLYAQWQPASRP; from the coding sequence ATGCCCACCGAACACTTCATGCGCGAGGCCCTCGACCTTGCCCGCGCCAATATCCAGGCCGGCGGCCGTCCCTTTGGCGCCGTGCTGGTGTACCAAGGCCAGGTCATCGCCCGCGCCGTCAATGAAATCCACAGCACCCAGGACCCGACCAGCCACGCCGAAATGCAGGCGATCCGCCAGGCTGCCCAGGCCTTGGGCCGGGCGCGGTTGGATGGCGCGCAAATCTATGCCAGCGGTCATCCGTGTCCGATGTGCCTGGCGGCCATGCACCTGTGCGGCATCGAGCGCGCCTGGTTCGCCTATGACAATGACGAGGGCGAGCCCTATGGCTTGTCCACCGCCGCGGTGTACGCGCAGATGGCGTTGCCGGCGCAGCAGCAAAGCCTGCCGCTGCGCCCGCTGAAGCCTGCCGGTGAGGCCGGTTTGTACGCGCAATGGCAGCCGGCCAGCCGGCCATGA
- a CDS encoding bifunctional allantoicase/(S)-ureidoglycine aminohydrolase has translation MSKPSYFAPHGGHPAQTELLTDRAMFTEAYAVIPKGVMRDIVTSHLPFWDKMRMWVIARPLTGFAETFSQYIVEVAPEGGSERPELDANAEAVLFVVEGEIDITVEGKHHTLVPGGYAFLAPGADWSLRNNSKANVTFHWLRKHYQKVEGLPVPESFVTHRDNATVIEMPGTEGRWVTTRFVDMADMRHDMHVNIVTFQPGGVIPFAETHVMEHGLYVLEGKAVYRLNQDWVEVEAGDFMWLRAFCPQACYSGGPGPFSYLLYKDVNRHVHLTLNPQR, from the coding sequence ATGTCGAAACCATCCTACTTCGCCCCCCACGGTGGGCACCCGGCTCAAACCGAGCTGCTGACTGACCGTGCCATGTTCACCGAAGCCTATGCCGTGATCCCCAAGGGCGTGATGCGTGACATCGTCACCAGCCACCTGCCGTTCTGGGACAAGATGCGCATGTGGGTCATCGCCCGCCCGCTGACCGGCTTCGCCGAAACCTTCTCGCAGTACATCGTCGAAGTCGCCCCCGAAGGCGGCAGCGAGCGCCCTGAACTGGACGCCAACGCCGAAGCGGTGCTGTTCGTCGTCGAAGGCGAGATCGACATCACCGTCGAAGGCAAGCACCACACCCTGGTCCCCGGCGGCTACGCCTTCCTGGCCCCGGGCGCCGACTGGAGCCTGCGCAACAACAGCAAGGCCAACGTCACCTTCCACTGGCTGCGCAAGCACTACCAGAAAGTCGAAGGGCTGCCGGTGCCGGAGTCGTTCGTCACCCACCGCGACAACGCCACCGTCATCGAGATGCCAGGCACCGAAGGCCGTTGGGTCACCACCCGCTTCGTCGACATGGCCGACATGCGCCACGACATGCATGTGAACATCGTGACCTTCCAGCCCGGCGGCGTGATCCCGTTCGCCGAAACCCACGTCATGGAGCACGGCCTGTACGTGCTGGAAGGCAAGGCGGTGTATCGCCTGAACCAGGACTGGGTCGAGGTCGAGGCCGGCGACTTCATGTGGCTGCGCGCCTTCTGCCCGCAAGCCTGCTATTCCGGTGGCCCAGGCCCGTTCAGCTACCTGCTGTACAAGGACGTCAACCGCCACGTGCACCTGACGCTCAATCCGCAGCGTTGA
- a CDS encoding MDR family MFS transporter, which translates to MSAEEKVSTRAWVAVIGGLFGCFMAGMNVHVTSAALPEIEGALGASFEEGSWISTAYLVAEISMIPLTAWLVQVFSLRRVMLVGSAVFLVSSVSCALAPSLEAMISLRVIQGASGAVLIPLSMQLIITELPASRIALGMALFSLSNSVAQAAGPSIGGWLTDMYSWRWIFLLQLPPGLALLAAVAWSIKAQAGDRGALRQADWLGIAAMAVGLGALQVVLEEGGRKDWFDSRFITSFSIIAVIALALFIQRQLWGRRPFINLRLLGSYNFGVSSLAMAVFGAATFGLVFLVPNYLSLVQGYSASEIGKSLIAYGLVQLLLAPLLPRLMRWLNAKLLVAGGFAIMALGCWLGSQLTVDSGSNVIIPSTVVRGIGQPLIMVALSVLAVKGLDKAQAGSASALISMLRNLGGALGTALLTQLVSQRERFHSVRVGEGLTLFDGALQQRLPGGMVDPQSPEVMQTLALIDQSVRQQAYLMAYSDAFYLSCVALLGCAVAALLLRSR; encoded by the coding sequence ATGAGCGCTGAGGAGAAGGTTTCCACCCGTGCCTGGGTCGCGGTGATCGGCGGGCTGTTCGGTTGCTTCATGGCCGGCATGAACGTACATGTCACCAGCGCCGCCTTGCCGGAAATCGAAGGCGCGCTGGGGGCGAGTTTCGAGGAAGGCTCGTGGATCTCCACTGCCTACCTGGTGGCCGAGATCAGCATGATCCCGTTGACCGCCTGGCTGGTGCAGGTGTTTTCCTTGCGGCGGGTGATGCTGGTGGGCTCGGCGGTGTTCCTGGTCAGCTCGGTGAGTTGCGCCCTGGCCCCGAGCCTGGAGGCGATGATCAGCTTGCGGGTGATCCAGGGCGCCTCGGGGGCGGTGTTGATCCCGCTGTCGATGCAACTGATCATCACCGAGCTGCCGGCCAGCCGCATCGCCCTGGGCATGGCGCTGTTCAGCCTGTCCAACAGCGTGGCCCAGGCCGCCGGGCCATCGATCGGTGGCTGGCTCACCGACATGTACTCCTGGCGCTGGATCTTCCTGCTGCAGTTGCCGCCGGGGTTGGCCTTGCTGGCGGCAGTGGCCTGGTCGATCAAGGCCCAGGCGGGCGATCGCGGCGCCCTGCGCCAGGCCGATTGGCTGGGCATCGCGGCCATGGCCGTGGGCCTGGGGGCGTTGCAGGTCGTGCTGGAGGAAGGCGGGCGCAAGGACTGGTTCGATTCGCGTTTCATCACCAGCTTCAGCATCATCGCGGTCATCGCCCTGGCGCTGTTCATCCAGCGTCAGCTGTGGGGCAGGCGACCCTTTATCAACCTGCGTCTGTTGGGCAGCTACAACTTCGGGGTGTCGAGCCTGGCCATGGCGGTATTCGGCGCGGCGACCTTCGGCCTGGTGTTCCTGGTACCCAATTACCTGTCGTTGGTGCAGGGTTACAGCGCCAGCGAGATTGGCAAGAGCCTGATCGCCTATGGCCTGGTGCAGTTGTTGCTGGCGCCGCTGCTGCCACGCCTGATGCGCTGGCTCAACGCCAAGCTGCTGGTGGCCGGCGGCTTCGCCATCATGGCCCTGGGTTGCTGGCTGGGCTCGCAGTTGACGGTGGATTCAGGCAGCAACGTGATCATTCCCTCGACCGTGGTGCGTGGCATCGGCCAGCCGCTGATCATGGTGGCGTTGTCGGTGCTGGCGGTGAAGGGGTTGGACAAGGCCCAGGCCGGCTCGGCCTCGGCGCTGATCTCGATGCTGCGCAACCTGGGCGGTGCGCTGGGCACGGCGCTGTTGACGCAACTGGTGTCGCAGCGCGAACGCTTTCACTCGGTGCGGGTCGGCGAGGGCCTGACGCTGTTCGACGGCGCGCTGCAGCAGCGTTTGCCGGGAGGGATGGTCGATCCGCAGTCGCCCGAGGTCATGCAGACATTGGCCCTGATCGACCAGAGCGTGCGCCAGCAGGCCTACCTGATGGCCTACTCGGATGCGTTCTACCTGTCGTGCGTGGCCCTGCTTGGCTGCGCGGTGGCCGCGTTGCTGCTGCGCAGCCGTTGA
- a CDS encoding cyanate transporter, translated as MRAAMNLLLIVLLALNLRPMLTSIGPLLEPVRQSTGLGYQQAALLTALPVLCMGLVPLLQPWLRRWLSEHGGMLGGLMAIAAACLWRWQLDSAWALIASAVVAGLGVAVVQGMMPGLVNRWFPTRLATTMGLYSAALMSGGGLAAVLGPSLTAYTGHWQVGLGVWALPALLALLAWVALRPRQEAPTLGGASGGHWFGNRRAWLLALYFGLINGGYTSMVAWLPAYYLEHGGTAQGGGELVGLMTIFQVAGALGLPLLLRRLNDRRPGLWLALTIQLAGFLGLLLAPSAAMGLWVAMIGLGLGACFSLSLTLTLEHLRTPAEAGSLAAFVQGVGFIVTGIVPYITGWLRDVSGDFQASWTLLACTVLLMLLVTACFAPRGYAKAIARSDQPGVAPALS; from the coding sequence ATGAGAGCGGCAATGAATCTGTTGTTGATAGTACTGCTGGCACTCAACCTGCGGCCGATGCTCACCAGTATCGGTCCACTGCTCGAACCCGTGCGCCAGAGTACCGGGCTGGGCTACCAGCAAGCGGCGTTGCTGACGGCCTTGCCGGTACTGTGCATGGGCCTGGTGCCGTTGCTGCAACCGTGGTTGCGGCGCTGGCTGAGCGAGCATGGCGGCATGCTCGGCGGCCTGATGGCGATTGCCGCGGCCTGCCTGTGGCGCTGGCAACTGGACAGCGCCTGGGCCTTGATTGCCAGCGCGGTGGTCGCCGGCCTGGGCGTTGCGGTGGTGCAGGGCATGATGCCAGGGCTGGTCAACCGCTGGTTTCCCACCCGCCTGGCCACGACCATGGGCCTGTATTCGGCGGCGTTGATGAGCGGAGGCGGCCTGGCGGCGGTGCTCGGCCCGTCGCTTACCGCCTATACCGGCCACTGGCAGGTGGGGTTGGGAGTATGGGCATTGCCTGCGCTGCTGGCGCTACTGGCCTGGGTCGCCCTGCGTCCACGTCAGGAGGCCCCCACGCTGGGTGGCGCCAGCGGTGGCCACTGGTTCGGCAACCGCCGCGCCTGGCTGCTGGCCTTGTACTTCGGCTTGATCAACGGTGGCTACACCAGCATGGTCGCCTGGCTGCCGGCCTATTACCTGGAGCACGGTGGCACGGCCCAGGGCGGTGGCGAGCTGGTCGGCCTGATGACGATTTTCCAGGTTGCCGGGGCCCTGGGCTTGCCGCTGTTGCTGCGTCGCCTGAACGATCGCCGGCCGGGGCTGTGGCTGGCCCTGACGATCCAGCTGGCGGGCTTTCTCGGCTTGCTGTTGGCCCCGTCGGCCGCCATGGGCCTGTGGGTGGCGATGATCGGCCTGGGCCTGGGGGCCTGTTTCAGCCTCAGCCTGACCTTGACCCTGGAGCACCTGCGCACGCCGGCCGAGGCCGGGAGCCTGGCGGCGTTCGTGCAAGGGGTGGGCTTTATCGTCACCGGTATCGTGCCGTACATCACCGGCTGGCTGCGCGATGTCAGCGGCGATTTCCAGGCTTCGTGGACGCTGCTGGCCTGCACCGTGCTGCTCATGCTGCTGGTGACGGCGTGCTTTGCTCCGCGCGGCTACGCCAAGGCCATCGCTCGATCGGACCAGCCAGGCGTAGCGCCCGCGCTTAGCTGA
- the glcE gene encoding glycolate oxidase subunit GlcE, with product MDADLSRQLLEQVNLALHQATPLRIQGGNSKAMLGRPVAGEIIDLRGHRGILNHDPSELVLTARAGTPLCEVEAALREAGQMLSCEPPHLGPAATLGGMVAVGLSGPRRPWAGAVRDMVLGTRLISGQGTLLRFGGEVMKNVAGYDVSRLMAGSFGCLGILTEVSLKVLPQPRQCLSLRLSMAPQAALIELQRWGQQPLPISAACHDGEALHLRLEGGEGSVGSAHERLGGEVIDNHYWHDLREQRLPFFDDPAPLWRLALPTASGLLDLPGRQLLDWGGAQRWLKSSAPAALIREQVAKAGGHATAYAPGDDSSAPLSPALLRYHQALKAQLDPQGLFNPGRLYADL from the coding sequence GAACAGGTCAACCTGGCGCTGCATCAGGCCACACCGCTGCGTATCCAGGGCGGCAACAGCAAAGCCATGCTGGGTCGGCCCGTCGCCGGCGAAATCATTGACCTGCGCGGGCACCGCGGCATCCTCAACCACGACCCCAGCGAGCTGGTGCTCACCGCCCGCGCCGGCACGCCGCTATGCGAGGTCGAGGCCGCGTTGCGCGAAGCCGGGCAGATGCTCAGTTGCGAACCGCCGCACCTGGGCCCCGCCGCCACCCTCGGCGGCATGGTCGCTGTCGGCTTGTCCGGACCGCGTCGGCCCTGGGCCGGGGCCGTGCGCGACATGGTGCTGGGCACGCGGCTGATCAGCGGCCAAGGCACCCTGCTGCGCTTTGGCGGCGAAGTGATGAAGAACGTCGCCGGTTACGATGTCTCGCGGTTGATGGCCGGCAGTTTCGGCTGCCTGGGGATACTCACCGAGGTGTCGCTCAAGGTACTGCCACAACCACGCCAATGCCTGAGCCTGCGCTTGTCGATGGCGCCGCAAGCGGCCTTGATCGAGCTGCAGCGATGGGGCCAGCAGCCGCTGCCCATCAGCGCCGCCTGCCATGACGGCGAGGCACTGCACCTGCGACTGGAGGGTGGCGAGGGGTCGGTTGGCTCAGCCCACGAGCGCTTGGGCGGCGAGGTGATCGACAACCACTACTGGCACGATCTGCGTGAACAACGCCTGCCGTTCTTCGACGACCCGGCGCCGCTGTGGCGCCTGGCGCTGCCCACCGCCAGTGGCCTGCTGGACTTGCCCGGGCGCCAGTTGCTCGACTGGGGCGGGGCCCAGCGCTGGCTCAAGTCCAGCGCCCCGGCGGCCTTGATCCGCGAGCAGGTGGCCAAGGCTGGCGGTCATGCCACCGCCTATGCCCCTGGCGACGACAGCAGCGCACCGCTATCCCCGGCGCTGCTGCGCTACCACCAGGCGCTGAAAGCGCAACTCGATCCCCAGGGCCTGTTCAACCCAGGCCGTCTGTACGCCGACCTGTGA
- a CDS encoding carboxymuconolactone decarboxylase family protein, with protein MHDRIEWAKHSPEAYKAMVGLEQALVSSGLEHSLLELVRLRASQINGCAYCVNMHANDARKAGETEARLQTLSVWRETRYFTPRERAALAWVESLTRLPERGAPQEQYQALLEHFDAKEVANLTLAIATINAWNRFGVGFAMVPA; from the coding sequence ATGCACGACCGTATCGAATGGGCCAAGCACTCGCCGGAGGCCTACAAGGCCATGGTCGGCCTCGAGCAGGCGCTGGTCAGCTCAGGGCTGGAGCACTCGCTGCTGGAGCTGGTGCGCCTGCGCGCCTCGCAGATCAATGGCTGTGCCTATTGCGTGAACATGCACGCCAACGATGCGCGCAAGGCCGGCGAAACCGAAGCCCGCCTGCAGACCTTGAGCGTATGGCGTGAAACCCGCTACTTCACGCCCCGGGAACGGGCCGCGCTGGCCTGGGTGGAAAGCCTCACCCGCCTGCCCGAACGCGGCGCGCCACAGGAGCAATACCAGGCACTGCTGGAGCATTTCGATGCGAAGGAGGTTGCCAACCTGACCCTGGCCATTGCCACGATCAATGCCTGGAACCGCTTTGGCGTGGGCTTTGCCATGGTGCCGGCGTAA
- a CDS encoding PLP-dependent aminotransferase family protein, protein MELHIRLEGRKGLADQLYQQLRAGIDSGHLAAGTQLPPTRLLAEQLGVSRKTVAEAYSRLTYDNLLSGVVGRGTFITPRLPIRAPQADTVPLAAATTLERWSQRATVLGQRALDAPSRYDFVGGASSKAQFPYDQWRSCLNHALRRSQRHTERQFSAQGLPELREAIAHHIAFARGVQCSPADVLVCNGAQQALDLIARVLVEPGCKVAMEDPGYPPARQLFLALGAQLQSVPVDEHGLCVEQIEDGTRLIYVTPSHQFPLGMPMAETRRQALLDRAAALGALIIEDDYDCEFRYQGPAAEALQRLDRHGLVAYVGTFSKTLLSELRLGYAVLPPAVLQAACVAKHLTDWHSPSLQQWALARFIGEGHLNKHIRRCHEVYSARRERILTRLDGDLAPWFDAVSASAGFHLSALAKPGVDVELLISLARKVEVGLYSLAPFFSEAPVKPGLLLGFGAIELLDIDPALDRVRDTLQRLS, encoded by the coding sequence ATGGAACTGCACATCCGCCTCGAAGGCCGCAAAGGCCTTGCCGACCAGCTCTACCAGCAACTGCGCGCCGGCATCGACAGCGGGCACCTGGCCGCCGGCACCCAACTGCCGCCCACGCGCCTGCTAGCCGAGCAACTGGGCGTGTCACGCAAGACCGTGGCCGAAGCCTACTCGCGCCTGACCTACGACAACCTGCTCAGCGGCGTGGTGGGCCGCGGCACCTTCATCACGCCACGTTTGCCGATCCGCGCGCCCCAGGCCGATACGGTCCCGCTGGCCGCCGCCACGACCCTGGAGCGCTGGAGCCAGCGCGCCACGGTCCTGGGCCAGCGCGCGCTGGACGCGCCGTCGCGCTACGACTTCGTCGGCGGCGCCTCGAGCAAGGCGCAGTTCCCCTACGACCAGTGGCGCAGTTGCCTGAACCACGCCCTGCGCCGCAGCCAGCGCCACACCGAGCGGCAGTTCTCGGCCCAAGGCTTGCCTGAGCTACGCGAAGCCATCGCACATCACATTGCCTTCGCCCGGGGCGTGCAATGCAGCCCGGCCGACGTGCTGGTGTGCAACGGTGCCCAGCAAGCGCTGGACCTGATCGCCCGGGTACTGGTCGAGCCGGGTTGCAAGGTGGCCATGGAAGACCCTGGCTATCCACCGGCCCGGCAGTTGTTCCTGGCCCTGGGCGCCCAGCTGCAATCGGTGCCGGTGGACGAACACGGTTTATGCGTGGAACAGATCGAGGATGGCACCCGGCTGATCTACGTCACGCCCTCGCACCAATTCCCGCTGGGCATGCCCATGGCCGAAACCCGGCGCCAGGCGCTGCTGGACCGGGCCGCCGCGCTGGGCGCGCTGATCATCGAGGACGACTACGACTGCGAGTTCCGCTACCAGGGCCCGGCCGCCGAGGCCCTGCAACGCCTGGATCGTCATGGGCTGGTGGCTTATGTCGGCACCTTCTCCAAGACCCTGCTGTCCGAACTGCGCCTGGGCTACGCAGTACTGCCGCCAGCGGTGCTGCAAGCCGCCTGCGTGGCCAAGCACCTGACCGACTGGCATAGCCCGAGCCTGCAGCAATGGGCGTTGGCGCGGTTCATCGGCGAGGGCCACCTGAACAAGCACATCCGCCGCTGCCACGAGGTGTACAGCGCCCGTCGCGAACGAATCCTGACGCGCCTGGACGGCGACCTCGCGCCCTGGTTCGATGCAGTGTCGGCCAGCGCCGGATTTCACCTGAGCGCCCTGGCCAAGCCTGGGGTGGATGTCGAGCTGCTGATCAGCTTGGCACGCAAGGTCGAGGTGGGGTTGTATTCGTTGGCGCCATTTTTCAGCGAGGCCCCGGTCAAGCCGGGGCTGTTGCTGGGGTTCGGCGCCATCGAGCTGCTGGATATCGACCCGGCCCTGGACCGGGTCCGCGATACCCTGCAGCGCCTCAGCTAA
- a CDS encoding HlyD family secretion protein — MNQAVSPDPQHTLEHSRAQRRQRLLRFGLVAGLGLLLAAYAAYWWLDGRFLEQTDDAYVRADWAPISARVSGYVAEVAVADNATVKAGDLLVRLDERDFRDRLRQAEARLAVSEAAVQVQAMRLRGFAAEQHEQVQAIARAAAERGGSRGEAQRAEADWQRYERLAQWQAASVQRMEQARATRIQAQALHRAADAELARQQARQAVLAEQGKQLQAEMLQRQADFEQARAEADLARSALADTAIRAPFDGVVGQRKVRQQQYVTPGLPLLAVVPVRQAYVVANFKETQLAQMRPGQPVTLEVDTFGRHWHGTVDSLSPGSGAVFALLPPDNATGNFTKIVQRFPVRIQLDPERDDAARLLPGMSVIATVDTRQAGDER, encoded by the coding sequence ATGAACCAGGCGGTCAGCCCAGATCCCCAGCACACCCTCGAGCACTCCCGCGCCCAGCGCCGACAACGCCTGCTGCGCTTCGGCCTGGTTGCAGGGCTGGGCCTGCTGCTGGCGGCATATGCTGCGTATTGGTGGCTCGATGGCCGTTTCCTGGAGCAGACCGATGACGCCTATGTTCGGGCTGACTGGGCGCCGATCAGTGCGCGGGTCAGCGGCTACGTGGCCGAGGTGGCGGTGGCGGACAACGCCACGGTCAAGGCCGGCGACCTGCTGGTGCGTCTGGATGAGCGCGATTTTCGTGACCGGCTGCGCCAGGCCGAGGCGCGCCTGGCGGTAAGCGAGGCAGCCGTGCAGGTGCAGGCCATGCGTCTGCGCGGGTTTGCCGCCGAACAACATGAGCAGGTCCAGGCCATCGCCCGCGCCGCCGCCGAGCGTGGCGGCAGCCGCGGCGAGGCGCAGCGGGCCGAAGCCGACTGGCAGCGCTACGAGCGCCTGGCACAGTGGCAGGCGGCGAGCGTGCAGCGCATGGAACAGGCCCGGGCCACGCGGATCCAGGCCCAGGCCCTGCACCGCGCCGCCGACGCCGAGCTGGCCCGGCAGCAGGCGCGCCAGGCGGTGCTGGCCGAGCAAGGCAAGCAGTTGCAGGCTGAAATGCTGCAGCGCCAGGCCGACTTCGAGCAGGCCCGCGCCGAAGCCGACCTGGCCCGCAGCGCTCTGGCCGATACCGCGATCCGCGCGCCGTTCGACGGCGTGGTCGGCCAGCGCAAGGTGCGCCAGCAGCAGTACGTCACCCCGGGCTTGCCGTTGCTGGCGGTGGTGCCGGTGCGCCAGGCGTATGTGGTGGCCAACTTCAAGGAAACCCAGCTGGCGCAGATGCGTCCCGGGCAGCCGGTGACGCTGGAGGTGGATACCTTCGGCCGCCACTGGCATGGCACCGTCGACAGCCTGTCGCCGGGCTCGGGCGCGGTGTTCGCGCTGCTGCCGCCGGACAACGCCACCGGCAACTTCACCAAGATCGTCCAGCGTTTCCCGGTGCGTATCCAGCTCGACCCTGAGCGCGACGATGCTGCGCGGCTGCTGCCCGGCATGTCGGTGATCGCCACCGTGGACACTCGGCAGGCCGGCGATGAGCGCTGA
- a CDS encoding START domain-containing protein, translating into MNLPRALLALLLLPVITSSAEHWHLARQQDGIDVYLSSVEGSSYQQFRGVTRIKASVRTLTDLQENLRVACKWLYACADMRLLEVDGDTTWVYLSTALPWPAKPRDMVLKVRTERLDDDTLVRHLSAEPGRVPVDPGLIRVRRLSGEWIMRPLGERDTEVTYQLRADPAGDVPSWLANQFVVDAPMVTLKTLRAVAERQP; encoded by the coding sequence ATGAACCTCCCCCGCGCCCTGCTTGCCCTGCTCCTGCTACCGGTGATCACGTCGTCGGCCGAGCACTGGCACCTCGCCCGCCAGCAAGACGGCATCGATGTCTACCTGAGCAGTGTCGAGGGTTCGTCCTACCAGCAATTTCGCGGCGTCACCCGGATCAAGGCGAGCGTGCGTACCCTCACCGACCTGCAGGAGAACCTGCGCGTGGCCTGCAAGTGGCTGTACGCCTGCGCCGACATGCGCCTGCTGGAGGTGGACGGCGATACCACCTGGGTCTACCTGAGCACCGCCCTGCCCTGGCCAGCCAAACCACGGGACATGGTGTTGAAGGTGCGTACCGAGCGCCTGGACGACGACACCCTGGTACGCCACCTGAGCGCCGAGCCCGGGCGAGTACCGGTTGACCCTGGGCTGATCCGCGTACGCCGGCTCAGCGGCGAATGGATCATGCGCCCGCTGGGCGAGCGCGACACCGAGGTCACCTACCAGCTACGCGCCGACCCGGCCGGCGACGTGCCGAGCTGGCTGGCCAACCAGTTCGTGGTCGACGCGCCGATGGTTACCCTCAAGACCCTGCGCGCCGTGGCCGAGCGCCAGCCCTGA
- the glcF gene encoding glycolate oxidase subunit GlcF, translating to MQTHLSDAANHLPRAKEAESILRTCVHCGFCNATCPTYQLLGDELDGPRGRIYLVKQALEGAPVGASTQQHLDRCLSCRNCETTCPSGVKYHDLLDIGRAWVDQQVTRPPGQRLLRQSLRAVLPQPRLFDVLVRAGQALRPLLPASLKTKLPAARVAPGQRPVPRHPRRVLLLEGCVQQVLSPNTNAASARLLDRLGISVEPVTEAGCCGAVDFHLDAQAQALDRARRNIDAWWPAIEAGAEAIVQTASGCGAFVRDYGHLLERDPRYAAKAARVSALARDLVQVLEAEPIEQLGWCAEQRLAFHCPCTLQHALKLGGAVERLLLRLGFHLADVPDGHLCCGSAGTYSLTQPALARQLRDQRLEALESAGPDLIATANIGCQLHLAGAGRTPVRHWIEIVEAALLVRQD from the coding sequence ATGCAAACCCACTTGAGCGACGCCGCCAACCATCTCCCCCGAGCCAAGGAAGCCGAAAGCATCCTGCGCACCTGCGTGCACTGCGGATTCTGCAACGCCACCTGCCCCACCTACCAACTGCTTGGCGACGAACTGGACGGGCCACGCGGACGCATCTACCTGGTCAAGCAGGCCCTCGAAGGCGCACCGGTCGGCGCCAGTACCCAACAGCACCTGGACCGCTGCCTGAGCTGTCGCAACTGCGAAACCACCTGTCCATCCGGAGTGAAATACCACGACCTGCTCGACATCGGCCGCGCCTGGGTCGACCAGCAGGTGACGCGCCCGCCGGGCCAGCGCCTGCTGCGGCAAAGCCTGCGCGCCGTGCTGCCGCAGCCACGGCTGTTCGATGTCCTGGTTCGTGCTGGGCAAGCCTTGCGCCCCCTGCTGCCCGCCAGCCTCAAGACCAAGCTGCCGGCAGCCAGGGTCGCGCCCGGACAACGCCCAGTGCCCCGTCATCCGCGACGCGTGCTGCTGCTCGAAGGCTGCGTGCAGCAGGTGCTTTCGCCCAATACCAACGCGGCCAGCGCGCGCTTGCTCGATCGCCTGGGCATCAGTGTCGAACCTGTTACCGAAGCGGGCTGCTGTGGCGCCGTGGACTTTCACCTCGATGCCCAGGCCCAGGCGCTGGATCGGGCACGACGCAATATCGATGCCTGGTGGCCGGCCATCGAGGCGGGCGCCGAGGCGATCGTGCAGACGGCCAGCGGCTGCGGTGCGTTCGTGCGCGACTATGGTCACTTGCTGGAACGGGACCCGCGCTATGCGGCGAAGGCCGCGCGGGTCAGCGCCTTGGCGCGAGACCTGGTGCAGGTGCTGGAGGCCGAGCCCATCGAACAGCTGGGCTGGTGCGCCGAACAGCGGCTGGCCTTCCACTGCCCTTGCACCTTGCAGCACGCACTCAAGCTCGGTGGCGCGGTCGAGCGCCTGTTGCTGCGCCTGGGTTTTCACCTCGCCGACGTGCCCGACGGGCACCTGTGCTGCGGATCGGCCGGCACCTATTCGCTGACCCAACCAGCACTGGCGCGGCAACTGCGCGATCAGCGTCTCGAGGCCCTGGAAAGCGCCGGCCCCGACCTCATCGCCACGGCCAACATCGGCTGCCAGCTCCACCTGGCAGGTGCCGGGCGTACACCCGTGCGGCACTGGATCGAGATCGTCGAGGCCGCCCTGCTAGTCCGACAGGACTGA
- a CDS encoding flavin reductase family protein, with amino-acid sequence MHSHFQPVDLHKAYRLLNHGPTVLVSASHDGVDNVMAAAWACALDFDPPKVTVVLDKTARTRQLVEGSGWFVLQVPNAAQARLTYQVGNQSLFDHPDKLASIGVGLARVEGYPAPLVNDCSAWLMCRVIDEPHNQQTYDLFIGEVVAAWADDRVFRDGHWAYEHADPAWRSLHYVAGGHFYAIGEPLVIDQNS; translated from the coding sequence ATGCACAGCCATTTCCAGCCAGTCGACCTGCACAAAGCCTATCGTCTGCTCAATCACGGGCCGACCGTACTGGTCTCGGCCAGCCACGATGGCGTCGACAATGTGATGGCCGCCGCCTGGGCCTGTGCGCTGGACTTCGACCCACCCAAGGTGACCGTGGTCCTCGACAAGACGGCGCGCACCCGCCAACTGGTCGAGGGCAGCGGCTGGTTCGTGCTGCAAGTCCCCAACGCGGCCCAGGCCCGGTTGACCTACCAGGTGGGCAACCAGAGCCTGTTCGATCACCCCGACAAGTTGGCCAGCATCGGTGTTGGCCTGGCGCGTGTCGAGGGCTACCCCGCGCCACTGGTCAACGATTGTTCGGCATGGCTGATGTGCCGAGTGATCGATGAACCGCACAACCAGCAGACCTACGATCTGTTCATTGGCGAGGTGGTCGCGGCCTGGGCCGATGACCGGGTATTTCGCGATGGACACTGGGCCTACGAGCATGCCGATCCGGCCTGGCGTAGCCTGCACTACGTGGCCGGAGGGCATTTTTACGCCATTGGCGAGCCGTTGGTGATCGATCAGAACAGCTGA